From Phoenix dactylifera cultivar Barhee BC4 unplaced genomic scaffold, palm_55x_up_171113_PBpolish2nd_filt_p 000366F, whole genome shotgun sequence, one genomic window encodes:
- the LOC120105766 gene encoding uncharacterized protein LOC120105766, translating to MKNGSISKHCGGSIAFVNHDERLKLKLGREPTIVESFNRTHKTKQGMGGYVDKRSEAVMAKYSAEYSKKYGDASTSDAPPRDYDLWFEATGVPTHGHVYGFSPLEDLTGIIGQSSSSSTSTSQAPELYTHEDLLRILEQEKKKWQEEVLQKMREEIGFGPRHADRGSNGDSGSTDHASL from the exons ATGAAGAATGGTAGCATATCTAAACACTGTGGAGGATCAATCGCATTTGTCAATCATGACGAACGACTG aaattaaagttaggtagggagccaacaatagttgaatcttttaatcggacgcataagacaaagcaaggcatgggaggatatgtagataagagaagtgaagctgtcatg gcaaagtattcagctgaatactccaaaaaatatggtgatgcctccacctcagatgctcctccacgtgattatgacttgtggtttgaggcaactggtgtcccaactcatggtcatgtctatggctttagtcccctagaggatctcactggaattattgggcaatcatcatcctcttccaccTCTACAAGTCAAGCTCCAGAGCTGTACACTCATGAAGACCTTTTACGTATTCTTgagcaggaaaagaaaaaatggcaagaggaggttcttcaaaagatgagagaagagattggctttggaccaaggcatgcagatcgggggagtaatggtgattctggttctactgatcatgcttcattatga
- the LOC120105771 gene encoding uncharacterized protein LOC120105771, which yields MRKSKGKATAMAKKKGKPRGNGKAALILDATQVPPQPPRLPERVEECHDDDDYIPDGDMIEEVDTNEEINDEEMNGAVQNHEDTMNEDQMNDELGIDPRQSNGREPTLKAPVDANGKVIVRCTRGMFPDYEVSHKAVAIMRQFFNGPWLS from the exons ATGAGAAAGAGCAAAGGAAAAGCAACAG CTATGgccaagaaaaaagggaaaccaAGAGGTAATGGAAAAGCAGCTTTAATACTGGATGCTACTCAAGTTCCTCCTCAACCTCCTAGGTTGCCTGAGCGTGTCGAGGAAtgtcatgatgatgatgattacaTTCCTGATGGGGACATGATTGAAGAGGTGGATACAAATGAAGAAATAAATGATGAAGAAATGAATGGTGCAGTGCAAAATCATGAGGATACAATGAATGAGGATCAGATGAATGATGAACTTGGGATTGATCCAAGACAGAGCAATGGCCGAGAACCAACCCTTAAAGCCCCTGTTGATGCAAATGGAAAAGTGATTGTTAGGTGCACAAGaggaat GTTTCCTGATTATGAGGTCAGTCACAAAGCTGTTGCTATCATGCGCCAATTTTTCAATGGTCCGTGGTTGTCATAG